The Flavobacterium johnsoniae UW101 genomic interval CAATTATCTACGGAGAGAAAATTATAGATCCAAATCTTCCAACGGTTTTAGTTTACGGGCACTACGACGTACAACCGCCAGATCCATTAGAATTATGGACTTCACCACCTTTTGAACCGGTTATTAAAACTACAGATATTCACCCAGAAGGCGCAATCTTCGCGCGTGGAGCTTGTGACGACAAAGGTCAGATGTACATGCACGTAAAAGCGCTTGAATTAATGGTACAAAGCAATACGCTGCCTTGTAACGTAAAATTCATGATCGAAGGTGAGGAAGAAGTAGGTTCGGCAAGTTTGGCTTGGTTCGTAGAGCGCAATCAGGAAAAACTGAAAAACGACGTAATCTTGATTTCAGATACAGGAATGATCTCTAACCAACAACCGTCTATCACGACAGGCTTAAGAGGTTTGAGTTATGTTGAGGTAGAAGTTACAGGTCCAAACCGCGATTTGCATTCAGGTTTATACGGTGGAGCTGTGGCGAACCCAATTAATATTCTGGCAAAAATGATTGCTTCACTTCACGACGAAAACAATCATATTACAATTCCAGGTTTCTACGATAAAGTAGAAGAATTATCTGCAGAAGAAAGAGCCGAAATGGCAAAAGCGCCTTTCAGCTTAGAAAAATATAAAAATGCTTTAAACATTGCCGATGTGTATGGTGAAAAAGGATATGTAACGAACGAAAGAAACTCAATCCGTCCGACATTAGACGTAAACGGAATTTGGGGCGGTTATACTGGCGAAGGTGCTAAAACGGTTATTGCGAGTAAAGCTTTTGCTAAAATCTCAATGCGTTTGGTTCCAAATCAGGAATGGGAAGAGATTACAGAACTTTTCACAAAACATTTTACAAGCATTGCTCCAGCTGGAGTTACAGTAAAAGTAACGCCTCACCACGGTGGTCAAGGTTATGTAACGCCAATTGACAGCATTGGTTATCAGGCAGCAAACAAAGCGTATACAGAAACGTTTGGAGTTCCTGCAATTCCGGTTCGTTCTGGAGGAAGTATTCCAATTGTGGCTTTGTTTGAAAAAGAATTAAAAAGCAAAACGATCTTAATGGGATTTGGTTTGGACAGCGATGCTATTCACTCGCCAAATGAGCATTTCGGAATCTTTAATTATCTAAAAGGTATTGAGACTATTCCGTTGTTTTACAAGTATTTTGTGGAGCTTTCTTCTAAGTAGTTTTTTTAACCGCAAAGAACGCAAAGGTCACAAGGATTTTTTAAGTAAGATTATAAAAGTTCGCAAAGTTTAATCCTATAGCTTTGCGAACTTTGCGTTTATGAGCGTAACCTTAAATAAAAACCTTGCGTACTTTGCGGTTAGGTTTTTTTTAACCGCAAAGAGCGCAAAGGTTTACGCAAAGTTCGCTATGTTTTTTGCTCGCAAACTCGCAAGGCCGCAAAGATTTTTAAAATAAAA includes:
- a CDS encoding dipeptidase, which translates into the protein MENIKSYVQQHKDRFINELIELLKIPSVSADTAYSQDVIDTAEAVKESLSKAGCDYVETCDTPGYPIIYGEKIIDPNLPTVLVYGHYDVQPPDPLELWTSPPFEPVIKTTDIHPEGAIFARGACDDKGQMYMHVKALELMVQSNTLPCNVKFMIEGEEEVGSASLAWFVERNQEKLKNDVILISDTGMISNQQPSITTGLRGLSYVEVEVTGPNRDLHSGLYGGAVANPINILAKMIASLHDENNHITIPGFYDKVEELSAEERAEMAKAPFSLEKYKNALNIADVYGEKGYVTNERNSIRPTLDVNGIWGGYTGEGAKTVIASKAFAKISMRLVPNQEWEEITELFTKHFTSIAPAGVTVKVTPHHGGQGYVTPIDSIGYQAANKAYTETFGVPAIPVRSGGSIPIVALFEKELKSKTILMGFGLDSDAIHSPNEHFGIFNYLKGIETIPLFYKYFVELSSK